cccagcagtgctcaggggttactcctgtctctacgctcagaaatcgctcctggcaggctcaggggaccatatgggatgccgggattcgaaccactgtccttctgcatgcaaggcaaaagccttacctccatgctatctctccggcccctccttttaatttttttcttttgtttattgggtcgctcaggggttactcctggctctacattcaaaaactgcccctggcaagcacaggggaccatatggggtgccaggattcgaaccatcatccttctccatgctatctctccagcccctctttttaatttttaatgaatcaataataataatatttataaaatgggtatttttttcttttggagtgtTCTCCAATGGAGCTGAGGGCTACATCAGTGATGCTACGAGCCCAGGAAGTTCTgaagtactgggaatcaaacccaggaattGATACTGCCAAGCATAGACtctaaccaggggtcctcaaactttttaaacaggggccagttcactgtccctcagaccattggagggtctgactatagtaaaaaaaaaaacttatgaacgaattcttttttttgtttgtttgtttttgggccacacccggtaacgctcaggggttactcctggctatgtgctcagaagttgctcctggcttgggggaccatatgggacaccgggggattgaaccgcggtccgtccaaggctagcgcaggcaaggcaggcaccttacctttagcgccaccgcccggcccatgaacgaattcttatgcacactgcatatatcttattttgcaatgaagaaacaaaacagatgggcctggagagatagcacagcggtgtttgccttgcaagcagctgatccaggaccaaacgtggttggttcgaatcccgaatcccagtgtcccatatggtcccccatgcctgccaggagctatttctgagcagacagccagaagtaacccctgggcactgccgggtgtggcccaaaaaccaaaaaaaaaaaaaaaaaaaaaaaagaaacaaaacagatacaaatacaattatgtagccagcgggccatagtttgaggaccactgcaaccTTTCAAATATCTCCCAAGCTTCAGAAATGGTGCATTTTCCTAAAACTCCAAGTTCTggtttctttcaaaaaaaaaaaaaaaagaaaagaaaagaaaaggaaccagtaacaaaacaaaaagaactccaAAGTTCTGATTATTGGTGCCCCCTGTGTTAATGGCAAACATCTGCTTGAGCAGATGTGAATTTACTCCCCATTGTCTCCCTGACCCTGAAGCCACATGTCAGTTGCCATTTATCATCaggctttcacttttttttttcctaataggaAAATTCTCTGTGGGCAcagtgtacgtgtgtgtgtgcagtggtgtgtgtgtgtgtgtgtgtgtgtgtgtgtgtgtgtgtgtgtgtatgtgtgtgtgtgatgactACACAGCTGGACTGAAATCTAACCTCAACAAAGTCCTGGACAcagtgtacgtgtgtgtgtgtgtacgtgtgtgtatgtgtgtgtgtgcagtgtgTGTGCAGTAGTGTGCGTGTGTGTGATGACTACACAGCTGAACTGTAATCTAACCTCAGCAAAGTCCTGGGCTGTATGATGTCCTCAATGCAAGGCAAGGAAATCCTTCAGGCTTTCACCTGATTGGAAGTTGCCTTTACCTTCCCAGGACCAAAGTTTTGTGCACATTGCCCTATGGATgtgggaagtttttttttaaatccttaacTCTGCTCCTCCCTCCTACCTGTCTGGTTTCCTTTTCGTCTCCCCAGTCACCTAAAAAGTTTCTTTCAGAAGGCTggagcacagcagaaagggcatttgccttgcataccgctgacctgggttcaatcctgggcatcccacatgttcccctgagcctgccaggagtaatttctgagcacagaggcaggagtaactcttgagagccaccaggtgtgtccctcccccaaaaaaacccaacttcctttcaaaatatttcatcCTGTTCTTGGCTGAATTCAGTGATAAAGGACTTTGTTTAGGAGTTTATGAGAGGAAGGGAATGGAATGAGTTATTTACATTTACATGTCTcttttaattagtttatttagggtttttttttttttttggtttttttggtttttgggccacacccggcgatgctcaggggttactcctggctgtctgctcagaaatagctcctggcaggcacgggggaccatatggaacacggggattcgaaccaaccaccttaggtcctgtatcggctgcttgcaaggcaaacacagctgtgctatctctccaagtttatttagtttttatatgttagttagttgtttgtttttggccatatccaaTGGTTCTCTGGGAATACTCTAGTGTTCATTTCTGGTATGTCTGGAGGAATTAACcaggccttccacatgcaagcATATGCTCCAGACTATTCCTCtctctcttgccttttttttttcaggatgggAGTTGGAGTTGGGTATGGGGGTCACAtgtggagatgctcagggcttactctgactgcactcagataACTCCTGGGAGGATTCAGGAtgccatatatggtgtcaggaatccagggattaaacctggctccagctgtatgcaaggctctAGCCAtctcttttactctttttattttttatttttttgatgggggacATACCAAAGGGTGCTCtggggcttactcatggctctgagctgagggatcactttttttttttttggtttttgggccacacccggcgatgctcaggggttactcctggctgtctgctcagaaatagctcctggcaggcacaggggaccatatgggacaccgggattacaaccaaccacctttggtcctggatcggctgcttgcaaggcaaatgccgctgtgctatctctcggggcccaggatcactcttttactttatttttttgttttgttttggttgtggcccacacccagtagtactcagattGATACTCCTTGGGTCTGCacttaggatttacttctggctgtgctctgagaaccatatgggatgccagggatcaaacctgggtcacccacattcaaggcaagggcTCTACGCACTGTACTAATGCTCTAGTCCTACCTTGTActctttctttgtttgctttgttttgttttgagaccatacccagcagagctctggggttattcctagctctgtgctcaaaaatcattcctagcaggctcagggaccatatgggatcctgggcatcaaacctgggttggccgcatgcaaggcaaatgccctactcactgtgataCTGCTCTGGATTCAAATCTCTTCTTTTGATAGCTGAAAATTGAGACTCTGACTAAACTACTACCCAAAGTGGGACTGGAATAAATAGAACAGCagtagtatgcttgccttgcacatggcctacttgggtgcaatctccagcacctcatataatcccccaagcctgccaaaatgcagagccagaagtaaaccctgagcataatgggtgtggttcaaaagcaaacaaacaaaaagacactaCCCAAAACAATCGTCAATAACATAACCTGAAGGGACAAGAAGGTAACTTTAAGAGAGAGTccttgtgggcccagagagatagcactgcaagcagcagatccaggaccaaaggtggttggttcgaatcccggtgtcccatatggtcccccgtgcctgccaggagctatttctgagcagacagccaggagtaacccctgagcatcgccgggtatggccgccccccccccccaaaaaaaaaaagatagagtccttgctttgcatgtatgtctgggtttgatcccttacagaaaaaaaaataataataataataattcaactgGGAAccagggaaatggctcaaagagCAGGGGCCCCAGAGGTTCAAGGCCTCCAAAGCTGGGGAGGCCCCCATAagacacacaaaataataataataataataataataataataataataataataataataatattaaaaagcaaCACTCCTGAGTGCTTAATATCACCCaaggccttttcttttttgtttgtttgtttgttttcccacACTTGTCAGTGCTCACTCCTGCTGTAGTTTGGAGTGCTTGGGATGGAATCCAGATTGACCACACATAATgccagcaccctacccattgtactatctctccagtccccaagtcTTATTCTAAAGACTTACATTTTACAGatgaataaaaaaagattgaGCTGATGAAGACCACACAGAAAGTTTGCCTTGTGGCAAGTTGGGTGATTAAAGACAGGCCTCTAGCTTCCTGGACCATATGTTCTTTATGCTACTAGTCTATGTCCAAACTAAGGAAAAGATCTGGGAGAATGGAGGGCAAGAGAATTCTACAAGGCTAGAAACCAGCCTTAGAGATGTAGCATCTGCTTGTGAAAGTTGGAGTCAAATCTGCACCTGGGGATAGAGGAGAATGCGCTAAAAGTTTCAGATTTTAAGCCTGGAAAGGAGTAGGAAAAGATggatttatggggccagagagatagcatggaggcagggcgtttgctttgcaggcagaaggatggtggttcgaatcccatatagtctccaagccttccaggagcgatttctgagcatagagctaggaataactcctgagcgctgctgagtgtgacccaaaaacaaaacaaataaacatgaaaaaagaaaaaaagaaaggaaaagaaaagaaaagaaaagaagagaaaagaaaaagaaaatatgggttTACTGCCCTTCCTCATCCTTTCAGTGGAATCCTGACCTGGGTAAGGGATTCGACCATGAGTCACAATCTCCGTGAGCAGAATCCCAAAAGACCACACATCCGACTTGATGGTGAATGTCCCATAGTTGATAGCTTCTGGTGCTGTCCACTTAATGGGAAACTTGGCCCCTGTTGAGAGTCAGAGTGAGATCGCCTGAGTAAGGTTGGCCAGATCCTGCACATTCTAGTATTCCCTGATAGCCCAAACCTACCTTCCCTGGCTGTGTATTCATTGTCCTCAATGAGGCGAGCGAGACCAAAGTCCGCAATCTTGCAGCTGAGAATGTCAGACACCAGGATGTTTGCAGCCCTCAGATCACGATGAATATAATTCCGCTCTTCAATAAATGCCATGCCTTCTGCAATCTTTAGGCCAGACATAGGTCAGCAATCCTAACTATGTACCCTTACACCACTGGCCTATGCCAAGGCCCAGCCCCTCCCCTATCTCCTTACTTGGGCTGACATATCCAAAAGTTTGTTGATGGTCAACTTGATGCCTGAAGGGGTCTTGAGAAAATCCACTAGGCTTCCTGTGTGCAGAAGCCATAATTGCTGACTCAAGTTTGCTCTAGGGGAAGCTCCCAATCCTTTCTCTGCCCATGGGTCTAGAAGTACTGTCTGATAGCTATAAGGGAGAGTAAGCTGAGAATGGAGGAATATGTGTTCAGAGTGGGGAAAAAGGGAAGTATATGGCAATGTCTGTTCTGGGGTACCTAGACTGGGGCATGCTTGCTAAGGTTGGTAAATTTCATGTTACCATGAAATACAGACACCCAAAGCCCAATAGTTTCTTCCCTTTCCCctactcctttctctttttttatatccaCATATCCACCATAGACAATTTTGAGATTTTTCATTGGGCTCTCACTGCAAAGACTGTTTTTGTTCCAACTctgcttctaaaaaaaaaaatctacttttctTTCCTGACCCAGCTAAGTTATTTCTAGGAAACAACTTTTCTATCAAGCATAACAAGTTGCATCATTATCTACATTCCTGTGACATACTGGAAATTTTCTATGGCACAAACATTGCCCATAACTGAAACCAGGTTTCTGTCAGCAGGAACTTTGCTTTGTCTATCCATGCTGTTCATGCCTAGCCCAAAGAAAGCAACAATAAATGTGTGCTGCATGTGCTAAGTTAGCCTGGCACTCAAGGAACTACCTCTCTGGTAGTAGAGGATGAAAAGGAGAACATTAAGAATGGGAGTCATTTGAATGAAGCTAATGACAGCTGGTTCTTCTCAAGAGATCAaaactgtgcaaaaaaaaaaaaaaatgacagcatCCCAAGAGAATGACAGCAACCTGGATGTCCCCACTATAAATGCTGAATTAGTCATCAAAAGTTCTCCCTAGACACAGCAACTATTTGGACATGCACTGACATTCTTCCATCGTGTCCATGGCAGATGCTGCTAATCAATCCCAGCACTTTCAATGAGTCTCAGAATTCTCAACACAGAACTTCAAGCAACTTAACAACTGAAATCTGCCCACATAATCAAACCCATTTATCATTTCCAGATACCATTAGCCAATTAATGGCTTTTCCCTTTCCTGAAGGCAGGATAGATTTTCTACTCCCAGGGAATCAGAAACACATGTCCACGAAGTTACTGAGTGTATGGCAGACAGGGTCCTAACTCTTTCATCCTCACAAAGATCCTTTGAGAGTTACCATTGCATTATTCATCATCATGGGACATGAGGAAATCatgaccaaaagaaacaaaatgattagGTCAAGATCACCcagtggtggggccagagcgatggcacaagtggtaaggccctggcatcccatatggtcccccaagccaggagcgatttctgagtgcatagccaggagtaacccctgagcatcactgggtgtggcccacccccttccccaaaaaagaTCACCTAGTGGTGAAGCAGAATCCTAACCCAGGCAGTCAAATTCTAGATCTCTTGATAACTAGTCTAATATTTCCAGCTGAGCCCATTTAGATTTGCCTGTTGGTACTTGGTGAAACTGAATATCAGAGGTGGGTCAGGGAATTAGCCTATGTCACACAGCAAATTGATAGCAAAGCTGAGTCTAGGATCATGGCTTTTGTTTGTTCGTGTGCTTTTGTAGGGTGAGaggttgagccacactcagtggtgcttagggcttactcttggctctcagctcagggatcactcctggcaggcttagagagcTTTATGGGTGACAAGGACCAAACCTAggacagctacatgcaagggaagttcTCTACccgctatctctctagcccatgaaTTTAGAAACTTCTATCCACTTTCCTGGAGCTCTCACTCAGTCCAACAGTGAACCAAGGAATGAAGTGGGGCTAACCAGAACCGAAAAACAGGGCTGTGAGGCAAATCTTCCCTCCCCAAACATAGGGATAAATGATACCCATCCAATGAGATGGTGGCACAGCTTTGAAGGCAAAGGAGGAAATAGGGGGTGAATTCTCTGCCAGAACCTGCCACCTTAGACTGGGCTCCCAGACGGGCTGGGATGTCACATCTCTTGCCTCTGGAAGATGGCTTTATGAACCCAGGAAGACTGGAAACCCTCATGGCTGAGCCAGACTAAATAAAGGCCAAAAGGCTTTTTCCCTTCACCCTCTTGCAGAGGCTGAGGGCACAGCAGTGCCCCCAGCGGCCGCACTGGGCTATGGTGCCCACCATTCTCCATGTATTCCGTGATGATGTACATGGGCTCTTGGGTGACGACCGCGTAGAGGCGGACCAGCCGCGGGTGCTGCAGCTGCTTCATGAGGTTGGCCTCGGCCAGGAAGGCGTCGGGGGACATGCTGCCCTGCTTCAGGCTCTTCACCGCCACCTTCGTGTGCCCACTGTAAACCCCTGCAGCGTGGAGAAGTTTGGGGAGTCGTTCAGGGCCTTGCAGCTGCCCTGAACCAAGGCATTGTCGGGGTACCCTCAAGACCTCAGCAGACGCCTTCCCGTGCCCCCCACCACGGAATGCCTAGAGACCCTCACTCACCCATCCACACCTCCCCGAACTGGCCAGCCCCCAGCCGCTCCACCAGCTTCAGCGTCTCCCGGGGCACCTCCCACTCGTCCTCCCACCAAGGTTTCTGGGGCTTCTGGGTCTGGCAGGGGCGGCTCAAGCGTGTGCATAGTCCATCCGAAGCATCTATGAGAATAAGAAGGGAGATAGGGGGCTGTGAAAAAGGGGGAACTTGGGGGCCTCCACCTGACAAGcccccttcttttatttatttatttttgtttgtttttgggccacacccggcgttaccaggggtcactcctggctgtctgctcagaaatagctcctggcaggcacgggggaccatatgggacaccgggattcgaaccaaccacctttgatcctggatcggctgcttgcaaggcaaacactgctgtgctatctctccgggcctgacaagcccccttctttttttttttgtttttgtttttgtttttgtttttgggccacacctggcattgctcaggggttactcctggctgtctgctcagaaatagctcctggcaggcatgggggaccatatgggacaccgggattcgaaccaaccacctttggtcctggattggctgcttgcaaggcaaacactgctgtgctatctctccgggcctgacaaGCCCCCTTCTAAGGGAAAGGAACTGGCAGGGGAAGTGTGGGGCTGTCACCGGGGACCTCGCCACCTGCGGGCAGTGAAGGCGTGAAAGATTCTACTAAGAAGTGGAGGGTACCCCAGGAGGGATGGGGGAGACAGGGCACACATCTGTGGGGGTCCGGCCTGGCTGACTCACTCGTGTAATGGCGAACCAGTTCGTGCAGGCCAGAAAAAGTGATGCGGGGGGAGATGTAGAAGCCGCCATTGTCTAGGTTACGGATCTTGTAATGTTTCACCACCTCGCCCTGGTTCTGGTCAAAGTCCCGAACCGACAGTGAAAATGaccctgaatgaatgaatgaatgatgaatAAGTGGGTGAGCAAATGCAAAGTCAAAAGAAGGGGAAGCAGGGGAGCACTTCAGCGCCAGGCAAGTAGCCAATGGATCCTTGCAGCCTCATCCATGTGAGAGAACCCACAGGAAAGTCCACAGGCCCCAAACATCCCCGTTCAGACCACTGTCCCCAATGTGATTGGAGGCTCCCTTCTGATCCAGCCCTGCCCCAGGCTCTGCCCCCAGATCACCCAGGGGCTCACCTGCAGTGCTCTCACTCTCACGGATCAGAAAGGATCCATGAGTGTTCCCCGGTGCCAGCAGCAGTCTTTCTGCATCCTTGCGACTCAGGCTCTTGAAGAACCAGCTGCTCAACGCAAAACAAAAGCTCTGTCTCTGATCCAGTGGGCCTCCATCATGCTTAAGCTGTCATCACCTCTTACTCCCACTCCCTTCCAGGATTCCTAGATAGATTCCACCCATCCCCACAAGTCCCTACTCACGGTTCTGGCTCCAGACTGTTCGCTTTGGCCACAAAGTTAAACGGGATGAAACCTTCCTGGCCGGTGGTTAGGGACTGTGCCTTCCACCACTCCCCATTCCTGTGCAACAGCAATTGTCAGGGTAGTGAACATCTTTGCTCTGAGCTGGAAACCCTTTCTGAGAGGCCCCAATGAAGCCCCATCTGCCCCTCCTGCTCAGTCAGCACTCTGAAGACACCCTCTGTCTCAATGACACTATAAGCCATGTGTTCAGGCTGGGAAGGGGATCCCCTCTTGTTCCCACATTCCTGCGAGGCAAAATTGGGCTAGGAGGTGAAGGGGTCACTCACTGCTCCAAGATTCGGAGCTGTTCTCCCTTCTCGAAGCCCAGGTCTCCATCATGGGAAGGTTCGTagctgtgcaaggcaatcaccaggTTGTCTGAAATGAATGACAGGGAGTTGTGAAGGAGAACAGGCCTGGAATGAGTTGGGGGACTGAACATAGGAGTTAGAGGGCAGGAGACAAGACCCGGGGCAAGAAAGACAGGACAGGATAGAGGGTCATGGTAAGGAGCTACAAGCCAATGGCCACCAGGCCATAGGCCTTATCTTGCAAGCTGTTTGAGGTCACCTTGCAGAGGAGAGGCGGGGGGATTGGAGCCCTCGTAGGTGACCAGTGGATCCCGCACCTCAGAGCCATTCCTCATAGGCAGCTGTTCAgtggaaaaggagaggagagtgagagaggagcCTGTGTCCCACCCTTGCTTCTCTCCCAACTTCTCTGCTGTCCACTTCTCCAGCAGGGGAGGTGTTACCCCTGACTCTATTGACTACTTGCTTTGTAGCCTTAGGAGAGTCCCTCACCTCCTGAACCCCCTTTTTCTGTTCTTGGTTCCAGGACAAAAGGACATAATGGCAGTTTGAAACTCTCTATATTGGGGCTGAAGCCTTAGCACAGCTgtaggtagggtgtctgccttgcacatggccaacccaggacagatcagtattatccctcaagtctgccaggagtgatttctgagttcagaaccaggagtaactcctgagcgccacagggtatggcccagaaacaaaaacaaaaacaaaatttaaacccTCTAAGTCaccatttctttcttgtggtttgTAGATATTGCCTGATTTCCTCACTGAGCCTCAGGCCCATCTCTTACCGTGGCCTTGCCATCCAGTGGGACTATGGGGTAATGGCAGTTCTCACAGACGTCGATGTTTTCCATCCAGTCATCTTCAGGGTTTGAGCTGCAGCTACAGCCCATGGTCCCTGGGTAAATAGAGAAGATGCTAAGGGGTTTCCCCAAGATCTGTTCCTTCCAAATCAGACATCCTAGGGCCTCGCCCTGGGAATTTCCCAAAGTACCTTAGAATATCAGGCCCCCAATTCTCCATTCACTAGCCACAGATAAGCTGAAAAGGGGTTCCAGCTCAAGACTCTTGGAACCCCCAGGTTGAAAGTTAAGAAACACCCCCACTTCAATAGTAGGCTCCGCCCTCCCACCTGGGCTGGGCAAACCGCCACAGGCACCT
This window of the Suncus etruscus isolate mSunEtr1 chromosome 6, mSunEtr1.pri.cur, whole genome shotgun sequence genome carries:
- the LCK gene encoding tyrosine-protein kinase Lck isoform X2 is translated as MGCSCSSNPEDDWMENIDVCENCHYPIVPLDGKATLPMRNGSEVRDPLVTYEGSNPPASPLQDNLVIALHSYEPSHDGDLGFEKGEQLRILEQNGEWWKAQSLTTGQEGFIPFNFVAKANSLEPEPWFFKSLSRKDAERLLLAPGNTHGSFLIRESESTAGSFSLSVRDFDQNQGEVVKHYKIRNLDNGGFYISPRITFSGLHELVRHYTRVYSGHTKVAVKSLKQGSMSPDAFLAEANLMKQLQHPRLVRLYAVVTQEPMYIITEYMENGSLVDFLKTPSGIKLTINKLLDMSAQIAEGMAFIEERNYIHRDLRAANILVSDILSCKIADFGLARLIEDNEYTAREGAKFPIKWTAPEAINYGTFTIKSDVWSFGILLTEIVTHGRIPYPGMTNPEVIQNLERGYRMVRPENCPEELYDLMMLCWKEHPEDRPTFDYLRSVLEDFFTATEGQYQPQP
- the LCK gene encoding tyrosine-protein kinase Lck isoform X1 codes for the protein MGCSCSSNPEDDWMENIDVCENCHYPIVPLDGKATLPMRNGSEVRDPLVTYEGSNPPASPLQDNLVIALHSYEPSHDGDLGFEKGEQLRILEQNGEWWKAQSLTTGQEGFIPFNFVAKANSLEPEPWFFKSLSRKDAERLLLAPGNTHGSFLIRESESTAGSFSLSVRDFDQNQGEVVKHYKIRNLDNGGFYISPRITFSGLHELVRHYTNASDGLCTRLSRPCQTQKPQKPWWEDEWEVPRETLKLVERLGAGQFGEVWMGVYSGHTKVAVKSLKQGSMSPDAFLAEANLMKQLQHPRLVRLYAVVTQEPMYIITEYMENGSLVDFLKTPSGIKLTINKLLDMSAQIAEGMAFIEERNYIHRDLRAANILVSDILSCKIADFGLARLIEDNEYTAREGAKFPIKWTAPEAINYGTFTIKSDVWSFGILLTEIVTHGRIPYPGMTNPEVIQNLERGYRMVRPENCPEELYDLMMLCWKEHPEDRPTFDYLRSVLEDFFTATEGQYQPQP